Proteins from one Phocoena sinus isolate mPhoSin1 chromosome 8, mPhoSin1.pri, whole genome shotgun sequence genomic window:
- the UBQLN3 gene encoding ubiquilin-3 has translation MAKSGEALPQGSPVLVQDPHLIKVTVKTPKDKEDFSVTDTCTIQQLKEEISQRFKAHPDQLILIFAGKILKDPDSLAQCGVRDGLTVHLVIKMQRRTVGTECPAASVPIPAPSLGSLPQPSSIYPADRLPTSPSWCQSPVSLGVLTGLNGLGLTSGSFPDPPSSLMWQHVSVPEFVAQIIDDSFIQGLLSNTGLVRQLVLDNPHMQQLIQHNPEIGYILNNPEIIRQTMEFLCKPATMQEMMRSQDRALRNLESIPGGYNVLRTMYTDIMYPMLNAVQEQFGGNPFATTTTASATTSSSQPSRMENRDPLPNPWASTFAGSAGRRGRRPGDQEASELRNRVCNVLGNIRLYDSLQQLHERPLSLRTYLQGIASTLSPSQEPPPPPGSQVPPTSPSSQELESGQPLPRESVAIKGKPSCPASLRYPTESSARKAGSQDGAGNGSTAHGTSMPDLVSRLECAANKAPFVPSPPSPTAVTAGSPEHVWLPPPAYPSSLRPARMNEAPQLQDEMRWQLPLPLHLQAAMANPRAMHALLQIEQGLQILATEAPHILLLFTPWLAGLGSTAGSTEPREGALMPADPPLAPGPEVPSAQGSVVLGLHSMPFLQMLQALAGANPLQLQPENHFRVQLEQLRAMGFLNPEANLQALIATGGDIDAAVKKLRQLSEP, from the coding sequence ATGGCCAAAAGTGGAGAGGCCCTGCCGCAGGGCAGCCCGGTGCTGGTCCAGGATCCTCACCTCATCAAGGTGACAGTGAAGACACCCAAGGACAAGGAGGATTTCTCAGTTACAGACACTTGCACCATCCAGCAGCTGAAGGAAGAGATATCCCAGCGCTTTAAGGCCCACCCTGATCAGCTGATCCTAATATTTGCTGGTAAAATCCTCAAGGACCCTGACTCACTGGCACAGTGTGGGGTCCGAGATGGCCTCACTGTCCACCTGGTCATCAAGATGCAGCGCCGTACTGTGGGCACTGAGTGCCCAGCTGCTTCGGTCCCTATCCCAGCCCCAAGCCTTGGATCACTCCCTCAGCCAAGCTCCATTTACCCAGCAGACAGGCTACCCACCAGCCCTAGCTGGTGCCAATCCCCTGTGAGCTTAGGTGTCCTCACAGGCCTCAATGGGCTAGGCCTGACCTCTGGTAGTTTCCCCGACCCGCCAAGCTCGCTGATGTGGCAGCATGTGTCTGTGCCTGAGTTTGTGGCTCAGATCATTGATGACTCCTTCATCCAGGGTCTGCTGTCCAACACAGGCCTGGTGCGCCAGCTGGTTCTTGACAACCCCCATATGCAGCAGCTGATCCAGCACAACCCTGAGATTGGGTACATCCTCAACAACCCTGAAATCATACGGCAGACGATGGAGTTTCTATGCAAACCTGCCACGATGCAAGAGATGATGCGTAGCCAGGACCGGGCACTCAGAAACCTGGAGAGCATCCCTGGTGGCTACAATGTGCTCCGCACCATGTATACAGATATCATGTACCCAATGCTTAATGCAGTGCAGGAGCAGTTCGGTGGCAATCCCTTTGCTACCACCACTACTGCTAGTGCTACCACCAGTAGCAGCCAACCTTCAAGGATGGAGAATCGTgaccctctccccaacccctgggcttcCACATTTGCAGGCTCAGCTGGtaggagaggcaggaggcctggggaccAGGAGGCATCCGAACTTAGAAACAGGGTTTGCAATGTTCTAGGTAATATAAGGCTCTATGACTCTCTCCAACAATTACATGAGAGGCCCCTGTCCCTGAGAACCTATCTGCAGGGGATTGCATCTACCCTCAGCCCAAGCCAagagccaccaccaccaccaggaagccaagTTCCCCCAACTTCACCCTCATCCCAGGAACTTGAGTCAGGCCAGCCTCTCCCCAGGGAGTCAGTAGCAATCAAGGGGAAGCCCTCCTGCCCCGCATCCTTGAGATACCCCACAGAGAGCAGTGCTAGAAAAGCCGGAAGCCAAGATGGTGCAGGGAATGGCTCCACTGCCCACGGCACCAGCATGCCTGATCTTGTCTCCAGGCTGGAGTGTGCTGCCAACAAGGCCCCATTTGTTCCTTCCCCACCTTCACCCACGGCAGTTACCGCTGGAAGCCCTGAGCATGTCTGGCTGCCGCCACCAGCTTACCCAAGCTCTCTGAGGCCCGCCAGAATGAATGAGGCCCCACAGTTGCAGGACGAAATGCGCTGGCAGCTGCCACTGCCGCTGCACCTTCAGGCAGCCATGGCAAACCCTCGTGCCATGCATGCCTTGCTGCAGATTGAACAGGGTCTGCAGATCCTGGCTACTGAAGCCCCTCACATCCTCCTTTTGTTCACGCCTTGGCTAGCAGGGCTGGGAAGTACGGCAGGAAGTACAGAGCCTCGAGAGGGTGCCCTTATGCCCGCGGATCCTCCCCTAGCCCCAGGTCCTGAAGTTCCCTCAGCACAAGGCTCTGTGGTGCTGGGCCTCCATTCCATGCCCTTCCTCCAGATGTTGCAAGCCCTAGCTGGTGCCAATCCCCTGCAGCTGCAGCCCGAGAACCACTTCCGGGTACAGCTAGAGCAATTGCGGGCCATGGGCTTTCTGAATCCTGAAGCCAATCTGCAGGCCCTCATTGCCACCGGAGGTGACATAGATGCTGCTGTGAAGAAGCTGAGGCAGTTGTCAGAGCCCTAG